In one Dreissena polymorpha isolate Duluth1 chromosome 7, UMN_Dpol_1.0, whole genome shotgun sequence genomic region, the following are encoded:
- the LOC127839661 gene encoding neurotrypsin-like: MLGYDGGRALNESHFGQGSSSILLDDAHCDGTESSIMACRHSGLGFHNCEHHEGASVVCSSKCGLRTLEHYSRKKRIVGGKTAEKGFYPWHAGVRSRSSMHFCGVIILNDRWILSAAHHFQNIGKDDIMVYTGDHDLLENDTFEEQFELEHLIKHPNYTYHTVSDFDIALMKVKLNNGYDIQFNDEVQPACLPDSSMHYETGLTGSHATSLDGVKRPFSKISKVHLR, translated from the exons ATGCTCGGATATGA TGGTGGGAGAGCGCTGAATGAATCCCACTTTGGTCAAGGCAGTTCGAGTATTCTTCTAGATGATGCACATTGTGACGGAACCGAATCATCCATCATGGCATGTCGCCATTCTGGTCTTGGGTTTCATAACTGTGAGCACCACGAAGGTGCATCAGTTGTATGCAGCTCAAAATGTG GTCTTCGAACTCTGGAACATTATTCAAGAAAGAAACGTATAGTTGGAGGGAAAACTGCAGAAAAGGGCTTCTATCCATGGCATGCTGGAGTTCGAAGCAGGAGTTCAATGCATTTTTGTGGAGTAATAATTTTGAACGACCGTTGGATCCTTAGCGCAGCACACCATTTTCA gaACATAGGCAAGGATGACATTATGGTTTATACCGGTGACCACGACCTTTTGGAAAATGATACCTTTGAAGAACAGTTTGAGTTGGAGCACCTTATTAAACATCCTAATTATACAT ATCATACCGTCTCGGATTTTGACATTGCCCTGATGAAGGTTAAACTAAACAATGGGTATGACATACAGTTTAATGATGAAGTACAGCCAGCGTGTCTGCCGGATTCTAGCATGCATTACGAGACTGGGCTCACGGGCTCACATGCCACATCTCTGGATGGGGTAAAACGTCCTTTTTCAAAGATTTCAAAGGTACATCTACGATGA